The following proteins are co-located in the Meleagris gallopavo isolate NT-WF06-2002-E0010 breed Aviagen turkey brand Nicholas breeding stock chromosome 13, Turkey_5.1, whole genome shotgun sequence genome:
- the LOC104913062 gene encoding cadherin-1, whose protein sequence is RLPGSSLCPGTSVMTVNATDADDAVNTDNGIVSYSIVSQQPPSPHPQMFTIDPAKGIISVLGTGLDRETTPNYTLIVQATDQEGKGLSNTATAVIEVTDANDNIPIFKPTMYEGVVEENKPGIEVARLTVTDQDAPGSPAWQAVYHIKSGDQDGAFSITTDPSTNNGILRTAKGLDYETKNRYDLVVTVENKVPLSVPITLSTASVLVSVLDVNEPPVFVPPIKRVGVSEDLPVGHEVTSYTAQDPDKDVRQKITYRMGSDPAGWLAIDHENGIVTAAQPLDRESVHAINSTYKAIILAVDNGIPDATGTGTLLLLLQDVNDNGPTPEPRSFEICSRQPEQQMLSIVDKDLPPHTYPFKAALEHGSSNNWTVAIKGQDELALNLKKELEPGEYNIFLKLTDSQGKAQVTQVKAQVCECEGTAKNCERRSYIVGGLGVPAILGILGGILALLILLLLLLLFARRRKVEKEPLLPPEDDMRDNVYNYDEEGGGEEDQDYDLSQLHRGLDARPEVIRNDVAPPLMAAPQYRPRPANPDEIGNFIDENLKAADTDPTAPPYDSLLVFDYEGGGSEATSLSSLNSSASDQDQDYDYLNEWGNRFKKLAELYGGGEDDE, encoded by the exons CGTCTGCCCGGCTCTTCGCTCTGCCCAGGCACCTCCGTGATGACCGTGAACGCCACGGATGCGGACGACGCGGTGAACACCGACAACGGCATCGTCAGCTACTCCATCGTCAGCCAGCAGCCGCCCAGCCCGCACCCCCAGATGTTCACCATTGACCCGGCCAAGGGCATCATCAGCGTGCTGGGCACGGGGCTGGACCGGGAG ACCACTCCCAACTACACGCTGATTGTCCAGGCCACGGACCAGGAGGGCAAAGGTCTGTCCAACACCGCCACGGCCGTCATTGAGGTCACGGATGCCAACGACAACATTCCCATCTTCAAACCTACCATG TACGAGGGGGTGGTGGAAGAGAACAAGCCAGGTATAGAGGTGGCCAGGCTGACCGTGACGGACCAAGACGCACCAGGCTCCCCAGCCTGGCAAGCTGTTTACCACATCAAGAGTGGAGACCAGGATGGTGCCTTTAGCATTACCACTGACCCCAGCACCAACAATGGCATCTTGAGGACAGCCAAG GGCCTGGATTACGAGACCAAGAACCGCTATGACCTGGTGGTGACGGTGGAGAACAAAGTGCCCCTGTCCGTGCCCATCACACTGTCTACCGCCAGTGTCCTGGTGTCCGTCTTGGATGTGAATGAGCCCCCTGTCTTTGTGCCCCCTATCAAGAGGGTGGGGGTATCAGAGGACCTACCAGTGGGGCACGAGGTTACATCCTACACAGCCCAAGACCCTGACAAGGACGTGAGGCAGAAAATCAC GTACCGCATGGGCAGCGACCCGGCAGGCTGGCTGGCCATTGACCATGAGAACGGCATCGTCACAGCTGCCCAGCCACTGGACCGCGAGTCGGTGCACGCCATCAACAGTACATACAAGGCTATCATCCTGGCTGTGGACAATG GGATACCGGATGCCACCGGTACGGGgacgctgctgctgctcctccaggaTGTGAATGACAACGGGCCCACCCCAGAGCCCCGGTCGTTTGAGATCTGCAGCCGGCAGCCAGAGCAGCAGATGCTGAGCATTGTTGACAAGGACCTGCCCCCACATACCTACCCCTTCAAGGCAGCACTGGAGCATGGTTCCAGCAACAACTGGACTGTTGCGATAAAGGGCCAAG ATGAGCTGGCCCTGAACCTGAAAAAGGAGTTGGAACCGGGTGAGTACAACATCTTCCTGAAGCTGACGGACAGCCAGGGCAAGGCACAAGTGACACAGGTCAAAGCCCAGGTGTGTGAGTGTGAAGGGACAGCCAAGAACTGCGAGCGGAGGTCGTATATCGTCGGTGGGCTGGGTGTCCCCGCCATCCTGGGCATCCTGGGGGGCATCCTGGCCCTGCTGA ttctgctgctgctgctgctgctctttgctcGGCGACGCAAAGTGGAGAAAGAGCCGCTGCTGCCACCTGAGGATGACATGCGGGACAATGTCTACAACTACGATGAGGAGGGCGGCGGCGAGGAGGACCAG GACTATGACCTGAGCCAGCTGCACCGCGGCCTGGACGCCCGCCCCGAGGTGATCCGCAATGATGTGGCCCCCCCGCTGATGGCCGCCCCCCAGTACCGGCCCCGGCCCGCCAACCCCGATGAGATCGGAAACTTCATCGACGAG AACCTGAAGGCGGCCGACACGGACCCCACGGCCCCCCCCTACGACTCGCTGCTGGTGTTCGACTACGAGGGCGGTGGCTCGGAGGCCACCTCGCTCAGCTCCCTCAACTCCTCCGCCTCCGACCAGGACCAGGACTACGACTACCTCAACGAGTGGGGCAACCGCTTCAAGAAGCTGGCGGAGCTCTATGGCGGCGGGGAGGATGATGAATAG
- the LOC100547026 gene encoding B-cadherin, with protein MCCAQCGAPAHALLLPAVSFAACGRRPWAVYVPADTRFKVNVDGVVSTKRPLTLHGREISFIIYARDATGKRHSARVTVGRQRHRRHHHHNHHLQDMTPAVLTFPKHDSGFLRRQKRDWVIPPISCLENHRGPYPMRLVQIKSNKDKESKVYYSITGQGADSPPVGIFVIERETGWLEVTEQLDREKIDRYTLYSHAVSENGKPVEEPMEIIVTVTDQNDNKPQFTQEVFRGSVPEGALPGTSVMQVNATDADDDVETYNGVIAYSILSQEPREPHPDMFTVNRATGTLSVIASGLDRERVREYTLTMQAADLDGQGLTTTALAVIEITDVNDNAPEFDPKMYEAAVPENEAELEVARLASTDLDEPQTPAWRAVYSIVRGNEGGAFTITTDPASNEGVLRTAKGLDYEAKRQFVLHVSVVNEAPFAIKLPTATATVMVSVEDVNEAPAFDPPLRLAQVPEDVPLGQPLASYTAQDPDRAQQQRIKYVMGSDPAGWLAVHPENGLVTAREQLDRESPFTKNSTYMAVLLAVDDGLPPATGTGTLLLTLLDVNDHGPEPEPRDIIICNRSPVPQVLTITDQDLPPNTGPFRAELSHGSGDSWAVEVGSGGDTVALWLTEPLEQNLYSVYLRLFDRQGKDQVTVIRAQVCDCQGRVESCAQKPRVDTGVPIVLAVLGAVLALLLVLLLLLLLVRRRKVVKEPLLLPEDDTRDNIFYYGEEGGGEEDQDYDLSQLHRGLDARPEVIRNDVAPPLMAAPQYRPRPANPDEIGNFIDENLKAADTDPTAPPYDSLLVFDYEGGGSEATSLSSLNSSASDQDQDYDYLNEWGNRFKKLAELYGGGEDDD; from the exons ATGTGCTGTGCACAGTGCGGTGCCCCTGCCCACGCTCTCCTTCTGCCCGCAGTGAGCTTTGCAGCCTGCGGCAGGCGGCCGTGGGCCGTGTATGTTCCGGCTGATACACGCTTCAAGGTGAACGTGGATGGCGTTGTCTCAACAAAACGGCCATTGACGCTCCATGGGAGGGAGATCAGCTTCATCATCTACGCACGGGATGCCACAGGCAAGAGGCACTCAGCCCGGGTGACTGTGGGAAGGCAGAGGCACCGccgccaccaccaccacaaccaccaccTGCAG GACATGACGCCGGCTGTGCTGACCTTCCCCAAGCACGACTCCGGCTTCCTCCGGAGGCAGAAGAGGGATTGGGTCATCCCCCCCATCAGCTGCCTCGAGAACCACCGGGGGCCGTACCCCATGAGGCTGGTGCAG ATCAAATCCAACAAGGACAAAGAGTCCAAGGTGTACTACAGCATCACGGGGCAGGGCGCGGACAGCCCGCCCGTGGGCATCTTCGTCATCGAGCGCGAGACGGGGTGGCTGGAGGTGACCGAGCAGCTGGACCGGGAGAAGATCGATCGCTACACC CTCTACTCCCATGCCGTGTCCGAGAATGGCAAACCCGTGGAGGAGCCAATGGAGATCATAGTGACGGTGACGGACCAAAATGACAACAAGCCCCAGTTCACACAGGAGGTGTTCCGGGGCTCTGTGCCTGAAGGCGCGCTGCCAG GCACTTCGGTGATGCAGGTGAACGCCACGGATGCTGACGATGATGTGGAGACCTACAATGGTGTCATCGCCTACTCCATCCTCAGCCAGGAGCCACGGGAGCCCCATCCCGACATGTTCACCGTCAACCGCGCCACCGGCACCCTCAGTGTCATCGCCAGCGGCCTCGACCGGGAG CGCGTGCGGGAGTACACGCTGACCATGCAAGCAGCCGACCTGGACGGGCAGGGGCTGACCACGACAGCACTGGCTGTGATTGAGATCACGGATGTCAATGACAACGCCCCTGAGTTTGACCCCAAAATG TATGAAGCGGCTGTGCCAGAGAATGAGGCTGAGCTGGAGGTGGCCCGGTTGGCCAGCACGGACCTGGATGAGCCACAGACACCAGCGTGGCGTGCTGTCTACTCCATCGTGCGTGGCAATGAGGGTGGTGCCTTCACCATCACCACTGACCCTGCCAGCAATGAGGGTGTCCTGCGCACGGCCAAG GGTCTGGACTACGAGGCCAAGCGCCAGTTCGTGCTCCATGTGTCTGTGGTCAATGAAGCTCCCTTCGCCATCAAGCTTCCCACAGCCACGGCCACAGTGATGGTCAGTGTGGAGGATGTGAACGAGGCGCCTGCCTTTGACCCGCCGCTGCGGCTGGCCCAGGTGCCGGAGGACGTGCCACTGGGGCAGCCCCTCGCCTCCTATACAGCCCAGGATCCCgacagagcccagcagcagcgTATCAA GTACGTGATGGGCAGTGACCCTGCGGGCTGGCTGGCTGTGCACCCCGAGAATGGCCTCGTAACAGCACGGGAGCAGTTGGACCGTGAGTCCCCGTTCACCAAGAACAGCACCTACATGGCCGTGCTGCTGGCTGTAGATGATG GATTGCCACCTGCCACAGGCACCGGCACGCTGCTCCTCACCCTGCTGGATGTCAATGACCACGGCCCTGAGCCTGAGCCCCGTGACATCATCATCTGTAACCGCAGCCCTGTGCCTCAGGTGCTGACCATCACCGACCAGGACCTGCCCCCCAACACCGGGCCATTCCGTGCCGAGCTGAGCCACGGTTCTGGGGACAGCTGGGCGGTGGAGGTTGGCAGCGGAG GTGACACCGTTGCCTTGTGGCTGACGGAGCCCCTGGAGCAGAACCTGTACAGCGTCTACCTGCGGCTCTTCGACCGCCAGGGCAAGGACCAGGTCACCGTCATCAGGGCACAAGTGTGCGACTGCCAGGGCCGGGTGGAGAGCTGTGCCCAGAAGCCGCGGGTGGATACCGGTGTGCCCATCGTGCTCGCCGTGCTGGGCGCCGTGCTGGCCCTGCTGC TTGtgttgcttctgctgcttctcctggtgaggaggaggaaggtggtGAAGgagccactgctgctgcctgaggACGACACGAGAGACAACATCTTCTACTACGGGGAGGAAGGTGGGGGTGAGGAGGATCAG GACTACGACCTGAGCCAGCTGCACCGCGGCCTGGACGCCCGCCCCGAAGTGATCCGCAATGATGTGGCCCCCCCGCTGATGGCCGCCCCCCAGTACCGGCCCCGGCCCGCCAACCCCGATGAGATCGGAAACTTCATCGACGAG AACCTGAAGGCGGCCGACACGGACCCCACGGCCCCCCCCTACGACTCGCTGCTGGTGTTCGACTACGAGGGCGGTGGCTCAGAGGCCACCTCGCTCAGCTCCCTCAACTCCTCCGCCTCCGACCAGGACCAGGACTACGACTACCTCAACGAGTGGGGCAACCGCTTCAAGAAGCTGGCGGAGCTCTATGGCGGCGGGGAGGACGATGACTAG
- the LOC104913082 gene encoding cadherin-1-like, with protein sequence MRVRLGPFAAQCPREPSRGSAAKVKVHNRSRVGSAFKRAPSRAGAMSPRAFTLLVLLVQDAASSVQGDVLTFPKHDSGFLRRQKRDWVIPPISCLENHRGPYPMRLVQIKSNKDKESKVYYSITGQGADSPPVGIFVIERETGWLEVTEQLDREKIDRYTLFSHTVSASGQPVEDPMEIIITVMDQNDNRPVFIKEVFVGYIEENAKPGAGAGGRAGGREPRDAAGSEQTRYRLGQTLVKAALPVPQSHAGPVLAAE encoded by the exons ATGAGGGTTCGCCTCGGCCCTTTTGCTGCCCAGTGCCCACGTGAGCCGAGCAGGGGCAGCGCTGCCAAGGTGAAAGTCCACAACAGGAGCCGTGTCGGGTCAGCATTCAAACGAGCgcccagcagggctggagccaTGTCACCCCGAGCCTTCACCCTCCTCGTCCTCCTCGTGCAG GACGCGGCGTCGAGTGTTCAGGGAGATGTGCTGACCTTCCCCAAGCACGACTCTGGCTTCCTCCGGAGGCAGAAGAGGGATTGGGTCATCCCCCCCATCAGCTGCCTCGAGAACCACCGGGGGCCCTACCCCATGAGGCTGGTGCAG ATCAAATCCAACAAGGACAAGGAGTCCAAGGTGTACTACAGCATCACGGGGCAGGGCGCGGACAGCCCGCCCGTGGGCATCTTCGTCATCGAGCGCGAGACGGGGTGGCTGGAGGTGACCGAGCAGCTGGACCGGGAGAAGATCGATCGCTACACC CTCTTCTCCCACACCGTGTCGGCCAGCGGGCAGCCCGTGGAGGACCCCATGGAGATCATCATCACGGTGATGGACCAGAACGACAACAGGCCCGTGTTCATCAAGGAGGTCTTCGTCGGCTACATCGAGGAGAACGCGAAGCCGGGTGCGGGGGCCGGCGGGCGGGCGGGGGGCCGGGAGCCCCGGGACGCAGCG GGCAGCGAGCAGACCCGTTACAGGCTTGGGCAAACATTAGTGAAAGCAGCCTTGCCTGTGCCACAGTCCCACGCAG GGCCTGTCCTAGCAGCAGAGTAA
- the GAS8 gene encoding dynein regulatory complex subunit 4, whose amino-acid sequence MSKEQLQEHITRLRKELDREREERNYFQLERDKIHTFWEITRQQLEEKKAELRNKDREMEEAEERHQVEIKVYKQKVKHLLYEHQENLTELKAEGTLSMKRAQKDHWAQETELRKEMRSLKVDLKEQELANEVVVKNLRLKQEEEITQLCNDFERQVKEMEAKYNKKMQALRDELDLRRKTEIHEVEERKNSQISELMKNHEKAFHDFKNYHDDVTFQNLALISLLKEQMEEMKKRETQLEKEKADVLLQNKQLKEPLQQAQEQVFELQKKLAHYNKDKEVLMNTKAHLKVTQKELKDLQWEHEVLEQRFSKVQAERDELYQKFTKAINEVQQKTGFKNLLLERKLKGLLNVLEKKEVELSEVFAASNLEPGALSLVSHKLEDVLNSKNATIEDLQFQLARACKAHNDMLQTLEAKLTSFGIPLDNLGFKPLESPVVGQAVGQGPAGLVAVPT is encoded by the exons ATGAGCAAGGAGCAG ctgcaggagcacattACACGTCTCCGGAAGGAGCTGGACCGGGAACGGGAAGAGCGCAACTACTTCCAGCTGGAGCGTGACAAGATTCACACCTTCTGGGAGATCACCCgacagcagctggaggagaagaaagcagagctgcGTAACAAGGACAGGGAGATGGAGGAGGCAGAGGAGCGGCATCAAGTGGAGATCAAG GTTTACAAGCAGAAGGTGAAGCACTTGTTGTATGAACATCAGGAAAACCTTACTGAGCTGAAAGCAGAGGGTACCTTGTCCATGAAACGGGCCCAGAAGGATCACTGGGCTCAGGAGACAGAGCTGCGCAAAGAAATGCGTTCCTTGAAAGTGGACCTGAAGGAGCAAGAGCTGGCCAACGAGGTGGTGGTGAAAAACCTGCGCCTG AAACAAGAGGAGGAGATCACACAGCTATGCAATGACTTCGAGAGACAAGTGAAAG AGATGGAGGCCAAGTACAACAAGAAGATGCAAGCACTGCGGGATGAGCTTGACTTGCGCCGAAAGACTGAGATCCATGAAGTcgaggagaggaaaaacagccAGATCAGTGAGCTGATGAAGAATCACGAGAAAGCCTTCCATGACTTCAAGAACTACCACGACGACGTCACCTTCCAAAACCTGGCACTCATCAGTTTGCTGAAG GAACAGATGGAGGagatgaagaagagagagactcagttggaaaaggagaaggcagATGTCCTGCTCCAGAACAAGCAACTGAAGGAACCcctgcagcaggcccaggagcAGGTGTTTGAGCTGCAGAAGAAGTTGGCCCACTACAATAAGGACAAGGAGGTTCTGATg AACACAAAAGCTCATCTGAAAGTCACCCAGAAGGAACTTAAAGACCTTCAGTGGGAACATGAAGTGCTGGAGCAGCGGTTCAGTAAG GTGCAGGCAGAGCGAGATGAGCTCTACCAGAAGTTCACCAAAGCCATTAATGAAGTGCAGCAGAAGACTGGGTTCAAGAACTTGCTCCTGGAACGCAAGCTGAAAGGACTCCTCAATGTcctggagaaaaaggaggtgGAGCTCAGCGAAGTCTTTGCAGCCTCCAACCTCGAGCCAGGCGCCCTTTCCTTGGTCTCACACAAGCTGGAG GATGTGCTCAATTCCAAGAATGCCACTATTGAGGACCTGCAGTTCCAGCTGGCCCGAGCCTGCAAG gcACACAACGACATGCTGCAGACATTGGAGGCAAAGCTGACGTCCTTTGGGATCCCGCTGGATAACCTGGGATTCAAGCCCCTGGAGAGCCCTGTGGTGGGGCAGGCGGTGGGGCAGGGCCCTGCAGGACTTGTGGCGGTGCCCACATGA
- the LOC100546870 gene encoding 5-hydroxyisourate hydrolase-like isoform X3 — translation MAASRQPAACRHGAEQEAQQAALLPGRTPTPGAPAKPEMLSGSLTTHVLNTATGLPAAGLALRLAQLREPGGQWTELAQRWTDADGRCLPFLHPGQAEAGTYKLHFETAAYWQSLGYNSFYPFVEVVFTITDPAQKLHVPLLISPYSYTTYRGS, via the exons ATGGCTGCTtccaggcagccagcagcatgcaggcacGGGGCTGAGCAGGAAGCCCAGCAGGCAGCCCTCCTTCCCGGCAGAACGCCCACGCCAGGG GCTCCAGCCAAACCTGAGATGCTGAGCGGTTCCCTGACCACCCACGTGCTGAACACGGCCACAGGGCTGCCCGCTGCCGGCCTCGCTCTGCGTCTGGCACAGCTGAGGGAGCCAGGGGGACAGTGGACAGAGCTGGCACAGAG gTGGACAGATGCAGATGGACGCTGTTTGCCCTTCCTGCACCCTGGACAGGCTGAGGCTGGCACCTATAAACTGCACTTCGAGACGGCAGCTTACTGGCAAAGCCTGGGGTACAACAGCTTCTACCCCTTTGTGGAG GTTGTCTTCACCATCACTGACCCAGCCCAGAAGCTGCACGTCCCACTGCTGATCAGCCCCTACTCCTACACAACGTACCGGGGCAGTTAG
- the LOC100546870 gene encoding 5-hydroxyisourate hydrolase-like isoform X4 yields MEAPAKPEMLSGSLTTHVLNTATGLPAAGLALRLAQLREPGGQWTELAQRWTDADGRCLPFLHPGQAEAGTYKLHFETAAYWQSLGYNSFYPFVEVVFTITDPAQKLHVPLLISPYSYTTYRGS; encoded by the exons ATGGAG GCTCCAGCCAAACCTGAGATGCTGAGCGGTTCCCTGACCACCCACGTGCTGAACACGGCCACAGGGCTGCCCGCTGCCGGCCTCGCTCTGCGTCTGGCACAGCTGAGGGAGCCAGGGGGACAGTGGACAGAGCTGGCACAGAG gTGGACAGATGCAGATGGACGCTGTTTGCCCTTCCTGCACCCTGGACAGGCTGAGGCTGGCACCTATAAACTGCACTTCGAGACGGCAGCTTACTGGCAAAGCCTGGGGTACAACAGCTTCTACCCCTTTGTGGAG GTTGTCTTCACCATCACTGACCCAGCCCAGAAGCTGCACGTCCCACTGCTGATCAGCCCCTACTCCTACACAACGTACCGGGGCAGTTAG